A stretch of Halomonas elongata DSM 2581 DNA encodes these proteins:
- a CDS encoding L-threonylcarbamoyladenylate synthase, with protein MLQASSLDTAVAALREGGVIAYPTEAVWGLGCDPDDTSALTRLLRIKRRDPAKGVILVAADLDQFSPWLEGLPDERRAVLAEPQAQPTTWLVPDNGRAAELVRGEHDKVALRVSDHPLVGELCRAFGGPLVSTSANRAGEPSAMSAEEVRRVFGDELDALLDGPLGGHTRPSTIRDLATGRVLRA; from the coding sequence ATGCTTCAGGCCAGTTCCCTCGATACCGCTGTGGCCGCCTTGCGCGAAGGCGGCGTGATCGCCTATCCCACCGAAGCCGTCTGGGGGTTGGGGTGCGACCCCGACGACACCTCGGCTCTGACTCGCCTGCTGCGCATCAAGCGTCGCGATCCCGCCAAGGGTGTGATCCTGGTGGCCGCCGACCTCGACCAGTTTTCGCCCTGGCTGGAGGGCCTGCCGGATGAACGCCGCGCGGTGCTGGCCGAGCCGCAGGCGCAACCTACGACCTGGCTGGTGCCCGACAACGGGCGCGCCGCCGAACTGGTCCGGGGCGAGCACGACAAGGTAGCGCTGCGCGTCAGCGATCATCCGCTGGTCGGCGAGCTGTGCCGCGCCTTCGGCGGTCCGCTGGTGTCTACCTCGGCCAATCGCGCCGGTGAACCTTCGGCGATGAGTGCAGAGGAAGTGCGTCGCGTCTTCGGCGATGAGCTGGATGCCCTGCTCGACGGCCCCCTGGGGGGTCATACCCGCCCCAGTACCATCCGCGATCTGGCGACCGGTCGGGTCCTGCGGGCCTGA
- the rsmB gene encoding 16S rRNA (cytosine(967)-C(5))-methyltransferase RsmB: MNQQRRDAGRGKPLDNGQAVRAAAARAIAPVITGKKSLNDLDEHQVVARDRGLFKELCFGTCRALPRLEALAGKLLEKPFKTRDADIQALLLVGIYQLLYLRVPAHAAVGETAGAARLLSKAWATRVLNGCLRRLQRESTTLLAEVDRDPAVALLHPRWWVKAFRQAWPDDWRAICDANNQPGPMTLRVNRRHGDREMYLERLDSPGARLCPHAPDGLTLETPCDIAELPGFKEGHVSIQDEAAQLAAVLLGPVIAPRPGARVLDACCAPGGKAAHLLELFDIDLQAIDSDDARLARVEDTLARLGLSASLAHGDATERDWWDGTAFDAILLDAPCSGSGVIRRHPDIKRLRRPSDIAKLAELQARLLDNLWPLLAPGGTLLYATCSVLPEENADQVQAFLERTPGVEVTTPNGLAWGRPAGAGRQLLPSPDSHDGFFYARLRKGTA; encoded by the coding sequence ATGAACCAGCAGCGACGCGACGCCGGACGCGGCAAGCCCCTCGACAATGGCCAGGCCGTGCGCGCCGCCGCCGCCCGGGCGATTGCGCCGGTGATCACCGGCAAGAAATCGCTGAACGATCTCGACGAACACCAGGTGGTGGCCCGAGACCGGGGGCTCTTCAAGGAACTCTGCTTCGGCACCTGCCGAGCCCTTCCCCGCCTGGAAGCCCTGGCGGGGAAGCTGCTCGAAAAACCCTTCAAGACCCGCGATGCCGATATCCAGGCCCTGCTGCTGGTCGGTATCTACCAGTTGCTGTACCTGCGCGTACCCGCCCATGCCGCCGTGGGCGAAACCGCAGGGGCGGCGCGCCTGCTGAGCAAGGCCTGGGCCACCCGAGTGCTCAACGGCTGCCTGCGACGCCTGCAGCGGGAAAGCACGACACTGCTGGCCGAAGTGGATCGCGACCCGGCAGTGGCCCTGCTGCACCCGCGCTGGTGGGTGAAGGCATTCCGCCAGGCCTGGCCCGATGACTGGCGGGCGATCTGCGATGCCAACAACCAGCCCGGCCCCATGACGCTACGGGTCAACCGCCGTCATGGCGACCGCGAGATGTACCTGGAACGACTCGACTCGCCCGGCGCACGGCTCTGCCCTCATGCACCCGATGGCCTGACCCTGGAGACGCCCTGCGATATCGCCGAACTGCCGGGCTTCAAGGAAGGTCACGTCAGCATTCAGGACGAAGCCGCCCAGCTCGCCGCCGTGCTGCTGGGGCCAGTGATCGCTCCGCGACCCGGCGCCCGGGTACTGGACGCCTGCTGCGCCCCGGGCGGCAAGGCCGCTCACCTGCTGGAGCTGTTCGATATCGACCTGCAGGCGATCGACAGCGATGACGCCCGCCTGGCGCGGGTCGAGGACACCCTGGCGCGGCTCGGCCTGAGCGCTTCGCTGGCCCACGGCGACGCCACCGAACGCGACTGGTGGGACGGCACCGCCTTCGACGCCATACTGCTCGACGCTCCCTGCTCCGGCAGCGGAGTGATCCGGCGCCACCCGGACATCAAGCGCCTGCGCCGTCCGTCGGATATCGCCAAGCTCGCCGAACTGCAGGCACGCCTGCTGGACAACCTCTGGCCCCTGCTGGCACCGGGTGGCACCCTGCTCTACGCCACCTGCTCGGTACTGCCGGAGGAAAACGCCGACCAGGTCCAGGCCTTCCTCGAGCGCACCCCGGGCGTCGAGGTCACCACGCCGAACGGCCTTGCCTGGGGGCGACCCGCCGGCGCCGGACGCCAGCTTTTGCCAAGTCCCGACAGTCACGACGGCTTCTTCTATGCCAGACTGAGGAAAGGGACCGCCTGA
- the aroE gene encoding shikimate dehydrogenase, whose translation MNDRYCVFGHPVGHSKSPAIHTAFAAQTGEALEYIAIEAPLDDFAGAWRAFTAEGGRGANVTVPFKEQAYRLCDTLSHRARRAGAVNTLALDADGQTRGDTTDGLGLVGDLHRHHVELAGARVLVLGAGGAVRGVLEPLLEAAPASLFIANRTAAKAEALAADFADLGEVAGGGFDAVRGPFDLVINGTSASLAGDLPPLPDDLFAEGGVAYDMMYGSEPTVFLRWAGERGARTIDGLGMLVGQAAESFRLWRGKHPDVAPVLDMLRRSL comes from the coding sequence ATGAACGATCGCTATTGTGTTTTCGGCCATCCCGTCGGTCACTCGAAGTCGCCGGCGATCCATACCGCCTTCGCCGCCCAGACCGGGGAGGCGCTCGAATACATCGCCATCGAGGCGCCCCTGGACGACTTCGCCGGTGCCTGGCGAGCCTTCACCGCCGAAGGCGGCCGGGGAGCCAATGTCACGGTGCCGTTCAAGGAACAGGCGTATCGGCTCTGCGATACCCTCAGTCATCGTGCCCGGCGGGCCGGGGCGGTGAATACCCTGGCGCTGGACGCGGATGGCCAGACGCGCGGCGATACTACCGATGGCCTGGGGCTGGTCGGCGATCTGCATCGGCACCATGTCGAGCTGGCCGGTGCCCGCGTGCTGGTGCTGGGCGCCGGGGGCGCGGTGCGGGGCGTGCTGGAGCCGCTGCTCGAGGCGGCGCCGGCCAGCCTGTTCATCGCCAATCGCACGGCCGCCAAGGCCGAGGCCCTGGCCGCCGATTTCGCGGATCTCGGCGAGGTGGCCGGTGGCGGCTTCGACGCCGTGCGCGGTCCCTTCGATCTGGTCATCAATGGCACCAGCGCCAGCCTGGCCGGCGACCTGCCGCCTCTGCCCGACGACCTCTTCGCCGAGGGCGGCGTCGCCTACGACATGATGTACGGCAGCGAGCCGACCGTTTTCCTGCGCTGGGCCGGCGAGCGTGGCGCCCGGACCATCGATGGGCTGGGCATGCTGGTCGGGCAGGCTGCCGAGTCCTTCCGGCTGTGGCGCGGCAAGCATCCCGATGTGGCTCCGGTGCTGGACATGCTGCGCCGCTCGCTGTGA
- the hemF gene encoding oxygen-dependent coproporphyrinogen oxidase, producing MAQAHLDDVKTYLLDLQDRLCDGLAAEDGKAGFREDSWRREEGGGGRSRVIENGAVFEKGGVNFSHVHGATLPASASAARPELAGRSFHAVGVSWVLHPENPHVPTSHGNVRFLIAEKEGEAPVWWFGGGYDLTPFYPVLDDVRHWHRVARDACAPFGEDVYPRYKAWCDDYFMLKHRDETRGVGGLFFDDLNEGGFERCFDFQRAVGDSFLDAYLPIVQRRRDTPWGQRERDFQLYRRGRYVEFNLVWDRGTLFGLQSGGRTESILMSMPPLARWEYGWEPESGSPEAELNDYLRPRDWLGEAEREEQAQ from the coding sequence GTGGCCCAAGCGCATCTCGATGACGTCAAGACGTATCTGCTCGACCTGCAGGACCGCCTGTGCGATGGCCTGGCCGCCGAGGACGGCAAGGCCGGCTTTCGCGAGGATAGCTGGCGTCGTGAAGAGGGCGGGGGCGGTCGCTCCCGGGTGATCGAGAACGGTGCGGTGTTCGAGAAGGGCGGCGTCAACTTCTCCCACGTGCACGGGGCGACACTGCCGGCCTCCGCTTCGGCCGCGCGGCCGGAACTGGCGGGGCGGAGCTTCCATGCGGTGGGCGTCTCCTGGGTGCTGCACCCGGAGAACCCTCACGTGCCCACCAGCCATGGCAACGTGCGCTTTCTCATCGCCGAGAAGGAGGGCGAGGCGCCGGTCTGGTGGTTCGGGGGCGGTTATGATCTGACGCCCTTCTATCCCGTGCTCGACGATGTGCGTCATTGGCATCGTGTCGCCCGGGATGCCTGTGCGCCCTTCGGCGAGGACGTCTATCCGCGCTACAAGGCCTGGTGTGACGACTATTTCATGCTCAAGCATCGCGACGAGACCCGCGGGGTCGGCGGCCTGTTCTTCGACGATCTGAACGAGGGAGGCTTCGAGCGTTGCTTCGATTTCCAGCGTGCGGTGGGTGACAGCTTCCTCGACGCCTACCTGCCCATCGTGCAGCGACGCCGCGACACCCCCTGGGGCCAGCGCGAGCGCGATTTCCAGTTGTATCGCCGAGGGCGCTACGTGGAATTCAACCTGGTCTGGGATCGCGGCACCCTGTTCGGCTTGCAGAGCGGCGGGCGTACCGAGTCGATCCTGATGTCGATGCCGCCCCTGGCGCGCTGGGAATATGGCTGGGAGCCCGAGTCGGGCAGCCCCGAAGCCGAGTTGAACGATTATCTCCGTCCCCGGGACTGGCTCGGTGAGGCGGAGCGGGAGGAACAAGCCCAATGA
- the dprA gene encoding DNA-processing protein DprA, with the protein MQRSATDWLALSLLPGVGAARLAELAASDPPWPDGWLAALPRPAAQALRLCLEHPAQSPLAARLATEREWLDAAPDRHLLHPDHPAWPEALSQIADPPPVLWALGDLDALEAPRLAMVGTRRPTREGTGNAAGFARSLAERGWCVVSGMALGIDGIAQQAALDAEGRSIAVLGCGVDVIYPARHRRLHERLREPGGLLLSEHPPGTRARAGFFPRRNRLITGLSRGVLVVEAAERSGSLVSARLAVEQGRDVFALPGSIHNPQARGCLHLIREGAALVRDLDDILAELAQWSVAPVVNRRAPEAAPDADPVLAWLSDTPTPVDALVDLTGLAVPDCQRRLLALELEGRASQAAGGWVRLPTSPGPC; encoded by the coding sequence ATGCAACGTAGCGCCACGGACTGGCTGGCCCTGTCCCTGTTACCGGGCGTGGGGGCCGCGCGGCTCGCCGAGCTGGCGGCCAGCGATCCACCCTGGCCGGATGGCTGGTTGGCTGCCTTGCCGCGACCGGCCGCCCAGGCCCTGCGATTGTGCCTCGAGCATCCCGCACAGAGTCCGCTGGCGGCGCGTCTCGCCACCGAGCGGGAGTGGCTCGATGCTGCGCCCGATCGTCATCTGCTGCACCCCGATCATCCGGCCTGGCCGGAGGCGTTGAGTCAGATCGCCGATCCGCCGCCGGTGCTCTGGGCCCTGGGAGACCTCGATGCCCTGGAAGCGCCGCGTCTGGCGATGGTCGGCACCCGTCGCCCGACCCGCGAGGGCACGGGCAACGCCGCGGGTTTCGCTCGAAGTCTCGCCGAGCGGGGCTGGTGCGTGGTCAGCGGCATGGCCCTCGGTATCGACGGCATTGCCCAGCAGGCCGCCCTGGATGCCGAGGGCCGAAGTATCGCGGTACTGGGCTGCGGCGTGGACGTGATCTATCCGGCCCGCCATCGACGCCTCCACGAGCGGTTGCGCGAGCCCGGTGGCCTGCTGCTCTCCGAACATCCGCCGGGCACTCGGGCGAGGGCGGGGTTCTTTCCACGCCGCAATCGCCTCATTACCGGTCTGTCACGGGGCGTGCTGGTGGTGGAGGCCGCCGAGCGCAGTGGCTCGCTGGTCAGCGCCCGGCTGGCGGTCGAGCAGGGGCGCGACGTCTTCGCCCTGCCCGGTTCGATCCACAATCCCCAGGCACGCGGCTGTCTGCATCTGATTCGGGAGGGGGCCGCCCTGGTCAGGGATCTGGATGACATCCTCGCCGAGCTCGCTCAATGGAGTGTGGCGCCCGTGGTGAATCGTCGCGCACCAGAGGCGGCGCCGGACGCGGATCCCGTGCTGGCCTGGCTCAGCGACACGCCCACGCCGGTGGATGCCCTGGTCGATTTGACCGGGCTGGCGGTGCCGGACTGCCAGCGTCGCTTGCTGGCGCTGGAACTGGAAGGACGGGCGAGCCAGGCGGCGGGCGGCTGGGTACGCCTGCCGACCTCGCCGGGGCCATGCTAG
- a CDS encoding TrkH family potassium uptake protein: MSLRMILRILGLLLMMFSLTMVPPILISLLFADGMWQAFVVALGITVGTGALMYLPNRHARKELRTRDGFLIAALFWSVLGLFGSLPLMLTGAAALSPTDAVFESFSGLTTTGATVITGIDLLPEAILYYRQQLQWLGGMGIVVLAVAILPTLGVGGMALYRTEIPGPLKDSKLTPRITETAKALWYIYATLTVTCALAYMAAGMNWFDALGHSFSTVAIGGFSTHDASIGYFDSAAIELICSAFLLISAFSFSLHFVAWRERRLTHYFQDPEARFLMLFLAGLIIITSVSLWLTSDYETLQGLRHAVFEVVSIATTAGFSVADFSTWPGALPFLLFVAAFVGGCSGSTGGGMKVIRIILILKQGMREVMRLIHPSAVIAVKIGKVSVPDGIAQAVWGFFSAYVLLFFLMLVGVMATGVDQVTAWSTVGATLNNLGPALGEASAHYGDLPSLAKWILVVAMLLGRLEIFTVVVLFTPAFWRK; encoded by the coding sequence ATGAGTCTGCGCATGATACTGCGCATCCTGGGTCTGCTGCTGATGATGTTCAGCCTGACCATGGTGCCGCCGATCCTGATCTCGCTGCTGTTCGCCGATGGCATGTGGCAGGCCTTCGTGGTGGCCCTGGGGATCACCGTGGGCACCGGGGCCCTGATGTATCTGCCCAATCGCCACGCCCGCAAGGAGCTGCGCACCCGCGACGGCTTTCTGATCGCGGCTCTGTTCTGGAGCGTGCTGGGGCTGTTCGGCTCCCTGCCCTTGATGCTCACCGGCGCCGCCGCACTCTCGCCCACCGATGCGGTCTTCGAGTCGTTCTCCGGGCTGACCACCACCGGGGCGACCGTGATCACCGGCATCGACCTGCTGCCCGAGGCGATCCTCTACTACCGCCAGCAACTCCAGTGGCTCGGCGGCATGGGGATCGTGGTTCTGGCGGTGGCGATCCTGCCGACGCTCGGCGTCGGCGGCATGGCCCTGTATCGCACCGAGATTCCCGGGCCGCTCAAGGATTCCAAGCTGACACCACGCATCACCGAGACGGCCAAGGCACTGTGGTACATCTACGCCACCCTGACGGTCACCTGCGCCCTGGCCTACATGGCCGCCGGCATGAACTGGTTCGATGCCCTGGGACACAGCTTCTCCACCGTGGCCATCGGCGGCTTCTCCACGCATGACGCCAGCATCGGCTACTTCGACAGCGCCGCCATCGAGCTGATCTGCTCCGCCTTCCTGCTGATCTCGGCCTTCAGCTTCAGCCTGCACTTCGTGGCCTGGCGGGAACGCCGCCTGACCCACTACTTCCAGGATCCGGAAGCACGCTTTCTGATGCTGTTCCTGGCCGGCCTGATCATCATCACCTCCGTCTCGCTATGGCTCACCAGCGACTACGAGACCCTCCAGGGCCTGCGCCATGCCGTCTTCGAGGTCGTCTCGATAGCCACCACCGCCGGCTTCTCGGTGGCAGACTTCTCCACCTGGCCCGGCGCGCTGCCCTTCCTGCTGTTCGTGGCCGCCTTCGTCGGTGGCTGTTCCGGCTCCACCGGCGGCGGCATGAAGGTGATTCGCATCATCCTGATCCTCAAGCAGGGCATGCGCGAGGTGATGCGCCTGATCCATCCCAGCGCGGTGATCGCCGTGAAGATCGGCAAGGTCAGTGTGCCGGATGGTATCGCCCAGGCGGTGTGGGGGTTCTTCTCGGCCTATGTGTTGCTGTTCTTCCTGATGCTGGTCGGCGTGATGGCCACCGGCGTCGACCAGGTCACCGCCTGGTCCACGGTGGGCGCGACCCTCAACAACCTGGGCCCGGCACTCGGCGAGGCCTCGGCCCACTATGGCGACCTGCCCAGCCTGGCCAAGTGGATCCTGGTCGTCGCCATGCTGCTCGGTCGCCTGGAGATCTTCACGGTGGTGGTGCTGTTTACCCCGGCCTTCTGGCGCAAGTAG
- the fmt gene encoding methionyl-tRNA formyltransferase: MSQSLRVIFAGTPDFAAASLRALLASQHSVVGVYTQPDRAAGRGRKLTASPVKVLAQSHDLPVHQPESLRTPEAQVQLASLDADLMVVVAYGLILPREILDTPRRGCINVHASLLPRWRGAAPIQRAIEAGDSESGVTLMQMDEGLDTGDMLLTRRTPIEADTTGGSLHDTLAELGGEALIETLDALAGPGLTAQPQPDDGVTYAAKLSKAEAELDFREPTATLAARIRAFNPWPVAWCALGDERLRLWLAEPGAPARHETNATPGTLLEPDADALRIACGDGVLRVTRAQLPGGKPLDVAELLRARADRFTVGTRLGTPDRERSA, from the coding sequence ATGTCCCAATCCCTGCGCGTCATCTTCGCCGGCACGCCCGATTTCGCCGCCGCGAGTCTGCGAGCGTTGCTGGCGAGCCAGCATAGCGTCGTCGGTGTCTATACCCAGCCCGACCGGGCCGCCGGTCGCGGCCGCAAGCTGACCGCGAGTCCCGTCAAGGTATTGGCCCAATCCCACGATCTTCCCGTCCATCAGCCGGAATCGTTGCGGACACCGGAGGCCCAGGTGCAACTCGCGTCCCTGGACGCCGACCTGATGGTGGTGGTCGCCTATGGCCTGATCCTGCCACGCGAGATCCTCGACACCCCCAGGCGGGGCTGCATCAATGTGCATGCCTCGCTGCTGCCGCGCTGGCGCGGGGCCGCCCCGATCCAGCGCGCCATCGAAGCCGGCGACAGCGAAAGCGGCGTGACGCTGATGCAGATGGACGAGGGGCTGGATACCGGCGACATGCTGCTCACCCGGCGCACGCCGATCGAAGCCGACACCACCGGGGGCTCGCTCCACGACACCCTGGCCGAGCTGGGCGGCGAGGCACTGATCGAGACACTCGACGCCCTGGCCGGGCCCGGCCTTACAGCACAGCCCCAGCCCGACGACGGCGTCACTTACGCCGCCAAGCTCTCCAAGGCCGAAGCCGAACTGGATTTCCGTGAGCCCACCGCGACCCTCGCCGCGAGGATTCGTGCCTTCAACCCCTGGCCGGTCGCCTGGTGTGCGCTCGGCGACGAACGCCTGCGCCTGTGGCTGGCCGAACCCGGCGCTCCCGCGCGCCACGAGACGAACGCCACGCCGGGCACCCTGCTCGAGCCCGACGCCGACGCGCTGCGCATCGCCTGTGGCGATGGCGTGCTGCGCGTGACCCGAGCGCAACTGCCCGGCGGCAAGCCCCTGGACGTCGCCGAACTATTGCGGGCCCGGGCAGACCGCTTCACCGTCGGCACACGACTCGGAACACCTGATCGGGAGAGATCCGCATGA
- the def gene encoding peptide deformylase, which translates to MAKLPILEFPDERLRTEAAAVETVDDEVRQLVDDMLETMYDARGIGLAATQVDVHRRVIVMDVSDDQSAPLVLINPEYTPIGDEREPMQEGCLSIPEYYAEVPRALKVHLKALNRQGEPYELEAEGLLAHCIQHECDHLRGVLFVDYLSPLKRDRVMKKMQKRHKLAQGA; encoded by the coding sequence ATGGCCAAACTCCCCATCCTCGAATTCCCCGACGAACGGCTGCGCACCGAGGCTGCCGCGGTCGAGACGGTCGACGACGAGGTACGCCAGCTGGTCGACGACATGCTCGAGACCATGTATGACGCCCGTGGCATCGGCCTGGCCGCCACCCAGGTGGACGTGCACCGCCGGGTCATCGTCATGGATGTCAGCGATGACCAGAGCGCGCCCCTGGTGCTGATCAACCCCGAATACACTCCGATCGGCGATGAACGCGAGCCGATGCAGGAAGGCTGCCTGTCGATCCCCGAGTACTACGCCGAGGTGCCGCGTGCCCTCAAGGTCCACCTCAAGGCCCTGAACCGCCAGGGCGAGCCCTACGAGCTCGAGGCCGAGGGGCTGCTGGCCCATTGCATCCAGCACGAGTGCGACCACCTGCGCGGCGTGCTCTTCGTCGATTACCTGTCGCCGCTCAAGCGCGACCGGGTGATGAAGAAGATGCAGAAGCGTCACAAGCTCGCCCAGGGGGCCTGA
- the trkA gene encoding Trk system potassium transporter TrkA, whose protein sequence is MKIIILGAGQVGGTLAEHLAREENDITVVDTDADRLRELHTRLDIRTVAGAGSYPMVLRQAGCEDADMLIAVTNTDEVNMIACQVAHTLFRTPTKIARVRATAYLTRKGLFAHEAVPIDVLISPEQVVTDHIRRLIEHPGALQVLEFTGGLVQLVAVKAYYGGPLVGQELGFLRRHMPSVDTRVAAIYRRNRPIIPRGDTVIEADDEVFFIAARRDIRAVMSELRRLERDFRRVVIVGGGNIGERLAEHLEHSHQVKIVEHNLERCTQLSERLDRTVVLHGSATSKRLLEEENIEDCDIFCALTNDDEVNIMSSMLAKRMGAKKVLTLINNAAYVDLVQGGEIDIAISPQQATIGSLLTHVRRGDIVNVHSLRRGAAEAIEAIAHGDTQSSKVVGRAIGDIDLPSGTTIGAVVRGKEVLIAHDDVVVESGDHVILFVIDKRRIRDVERLFQVGLTFF, encoded by the coding sequence ATGAAGATCATCATCCTTGGTGCCGGCCAGGTCGGCGGCACCCTGGCCGAGCACCTGGCTCGCGAAGAAAACGACATCACGGTGGTGGACACCGATGCCGACCGCCTGCGCGAACTGCACACTCGCCTGGACATTCGCACCGTGGCCGGCGCCGGCTCCTACCCCATGGTGCTGCGCCAGGCAGGCTGCGAGGACGCCGACATGCTGATCGCGGTGACCAACACCGACGAGGTCAACATGATCGCCTGCCAGGTGGCGCACACCCTGTTCCGCACACCGACCAAGATCGCCCGGGTGCGCGCCACCGCCTACCTGACCCGCAAGGGGCTGTTCGCCCATGAAGCGGTGCCCATCGATGTCCTGATCAGCCCGGAGCAGGTGGTCACCGACCACATCCGACGCCTGATCGAGCATCCCGGCGCCCTGCAGGTGCTGGAATTCACCGGCGGCCTGGTGCAGCTGGTGGCGGTCAAGGCCTACTACGGCGGCCCCCTGGTCGGCCAGGAGCTGGGCTTTTTGCGGCGCCACATGCCCAGCGTCGACACCCGGGTCGCCGCCATCTACCGCCGTAACCGCCCCATCATTCCGCGCGGCGACACCGTCATCGAGGCCGACGACGAAGTCTTCTTCATCGCCGCCCGACGCGATATCCGCGCCGTGATGAGCGAGCTGCGCCGCCTGGAGCGCGACTTTCGCCGCGTGGTCATCGTCGGCGGCGGCAACATCGGCGAGCGCCTGGCCGAGCACCTGGAGCACAGCCATCAGGTCAAGATCGTCGAACACAACCTGGAGCGCTGCACTCAGCTCTCCGAGCGCCTCGACCGCACCGTGGTACTGCACGGCAGCGCCACCAGCAAGCGCCTGCTGGAAGAAGAGAACATCGAGGACTGCGACATCTTCTGCGCGCTGACCAACGACGACGAAGTCAACATCATGTCGTCGATGCTGGCCAAGCGCATGGGCGCCAAGAAGGTCCTGACGCTGATCAACAACGCCGCCTACGTCGACCTGGTCCAGGGCGGCGAGATCGACATTGCCATCTCTCCCCAGCAGGCCACCATCGGCAGCCTGCTGACCCATGTGCGCCGCGGCGACATCGTCAACGTGCACTCGCTGCGGCGCGGCGCCGCCGAGGCCATCGAAGCCATCGCCCACGGCGATACGCAGTCCTCCAAGGTCGTGGGGCGCGCCATCGGCGACATCGACCTGCCCAGCGGCACCACCATCGGGGCCGTGGTCAGGGGCAAGGAAGTCCTGATCGCCCACGATGACGTGGTCGTCGAGTCCGGCGACCACGTCATTCTGTTCGTCATCGACAAGCGCCGCATCCGTGATGTCGAGCGCCTCTTCCAGGTAGGGCTGACCTTCTTCTGA
- a CDS encoding dodecin, which produces MMNHTYKHIELTGSSDKGVEDAIQGALSKASESLHGMRWFEVIDTRGHIEHGRVAHWQVTIKVGFTLD; this is translated from the coding sequence ATCATGAACCACACCTACAAGCACATCGAACTGACCGGCTCCTCCGACAAGGGCGTCGAGGACGCCATCCAGGGCGCGCTGAGCAAGGCCTCGGAGAGCCTGCACGGCATGCGCTGGTTCGAGGTCATCGACACGCGCGGCCATATCGAGCATGGCCGGGTGGCCCATTGGCAGGTGACGATCAAGGTCGGCTTCACGCTCGACTGA